One Anas platyrhynchos isolate ZD024472 breed Pekin duck chromosome 2, IASCAAS_PekinDuck_T2T, whole genome shotgun sequence DNA segment encodes these proteins:
- the LOC113841357 gene encoding tRNA selenocysteine 1-associated protein 1-like isoform X2 — MANQDLLGKKRECLQAYSWWRTPQKKRKKRNKIKPGRIEFVSSSSSARPDYSIFVGELTPEVGDFQLCDYFLKRYPSCIDCKIATDLLGYSRGYAYVRFGEQGDQMRALQDCQNAPGLGGK, encoded by the exons ATGGCAAACCAG GACTTGCTTGGGAAAAAACGAGAATGCCTCCAGGCCTACAGCTGGTGGAGAACACCACAgaaaaaacgaaagaaaaggaacaaaataaaaccaggaaGAATAGAGTTTGTTAGTAGTAGTAGTTCAGCCAG acCAGATTATTCAATATTTGTTGGGGAGCTTACCCCAGAAGTGGGTGATTTCCAGCTCTGTGACTATTTCCTAAAGAGGTATCCCTCATGTATTGACTGCAAAATAGCAACAGACCTGCTGGGATATTCCAG AGGGTATGCCTATGTCAGATTTGGTGAGCAAGGTGATCAGATGAGGGCACTGCAAGACTGCCAGAATGCACCAGGTCTGGGGGGAAAATGA
- the LOC113841357 gene encoding tRNA selenocysteine 1-associated protein 1-like isoform X1, protein MGPQASSKGKDLLGKKRECLQAYSWWRTPQKKRKKRNKIKPGRIEFVSSSSSARPDYSIFVGELTPEVGDFQLCDYFLKRYPSCIDCKIATDLLGYSRGYAYVRFGEQGDQMRALQDCQNAPGLGGK, encoded by the exons ATGGGACCCCAGGCTTCTTCCAAGGGCAAG GACTTGCTTGGGAAAAAACGAGAATGCCTCCAGGCCTACAGCTGGTGGAGAACACCACAgaaaaaacgaaagaaaaggaacaaaataaaaccaggaaGAATAGAGTTTGTTAGTAGTAGTAGTTCAGCCAG acCAGATTATTCAATATTTGTTGGGGAGCTTACCCCAGAAGTGGGTGATTTCCAGCTCTGTGACTATTTCCTAAAGAGGTATCCCTCATGTATTGACTGCAAAATAGCAACAGACCTGCTGGGATATTCCAG AGGGTATGCCTATGTCAGATTTGGTGAGCAAGGTGATCAGATGAGGGCACTGCAAGACTGCCAGAATGCACCAGGTCTGGGGGGAAAATGA